The Mangrovibacterium diazotrophicum DNA window AATCAGATTTTATTTGATTCAGCATCTTTATTACTAATGGTGGTAAAGCCTGTCGTGACTGGTAAATTGCATATGCGAATATAAGAGCCCATTCAGTTTTGTTGTTTTTTGCTTGATCTAAAACATATTGATTATTGTATAACCTGTCGATTTCAGCTTCTTTTCTTTGCCGATGTTGAATATTTACGCATTTGGGCAACTCTACAGATTTGACATAGGTGATAATGTCGTTTAAGAAATTTAATCTAACGATATATTTTTCAAAATCCTCATTCCCATCAATTATAAATATATTTTCCTCATTTTGAATGTTTGTAAATGATGTCCCCATTAGCTTTCTAACCGCAGCAGTCATTTTAGCTACCGGGTCAGGTTCGCCGTCACTAAATATATACCATGGAATATTAAATGCTTCCGCAAACTGAATAAAAGGGAAATAGGCTCCAGCACCACCTACCCCAATAAAATCAATCCCCAATTCGTATGCGGGTCGATTAAAATATTTTTCAGCTAATATTGGTAAAGCTTGTTCTTCGGTTTCTCCTTCAAATAAGACAATCGCTTTAGAAAAGAAGATTTCGCCGCGGGTATTTATCACTTTTTGTCTTAATTTTCTCTGCTCATCAGAGGTAAGTGAATCATAGTTAAATTCACCGCACTTTATTCGACCATTCTCTTTGTAAAGACCTCTTATTTCATTAAAGCCGGCACAAGAAGCGATATACGGTGAATGAGTTGAAATAATTTTTTGTCCAGGCATATCGTACATCTGACCATATAACTTTTTCTGAGCATTGGGATGCAAATGCGCTTCTGGTTCTTCGATGGCAATTATTGGGAAAAACGGAATATCTTCTGCCGCTGACAGAGTAGCATTTTGAGTAACAAATGCTTTGAATGTTAATAGTGAAGACCAGCTACGAGTACCCATACCATGATAATCCATTGTGAAACTATTGGCCGCTTCACCATAATGAATTGAAATATTCTTATTTAAATCTCGCAATTTTTTTGAAAAAGGACTTAACTCAATTTTAGAATCTTGTCTATCCATTGCAGTATCAACCCCTTTCAATACTGTCCTGATAGTCGAAAGAATATCGCTTTTTTGAACAGCCTGCTCATTTAGTTCTTTGATTAGTTCTTCTAATGCTCCGATATCAGCAGAAGAATACGACTTCGACACATCCGCGAGTAATTTACCTAAAAAAGAAGTTCTTTGTTTTAAGTCGTCAACAACATCTCTTTGAGCTTCAATGTAATAAAATGGCATCTTACTAAGATCTATTCTTGCTCTTGTTGTAGGTAAGTCTTGCCACTTCTGTCCCGCAGCAGGGGTCCACGATTTTAAGATTACTTGGCTCTTTTCAAATTCACTTTTGAGTCTGTTGTAGCTGAATATATTACGAAGTCCAACATAGTTCTGTGCTCCTTCAATTTGTATATTGTCAGCTGTAAATATAGTTTCCCAATCCTCTTCAAATTCATTTGCCGGTTTACCATCTGCACCAACAGGGATAATTCTAATATCTACAATTATCTGATCTGCTACGGAATTTTCGGCAATATTGAGGTCATCTACAGTCAAGAAAGTTCTGCTTCCTAAAGCCAACTGCAGTGCTTTAAGTACAGAAGTTTTACCAACATTGTTTGTCCCTGTGAGTACTGTTGAGTGACTTAGGCTTATCTCAAAGGCATCCAACCCTCTAAAACCAGAGACTCTTAATTGGTCTATTAGTATCCCCATAATATTTAATTTTTCATTAATCGTATTTTCCCCGTCAACAGCACCTGCATCATCCCAGCTTTTAGCTGAATATATTTATCGCGCTCTTCCTGCAATTGAGCTATTCCTTT harbors:
- a CDS encoding ATP-dependent nuclease — its product is MGILIDQLRVSGFRGLDAFEISLSHSTVLTGTNNVGKTSVLKALQLALGSRTFLTVDDLNIAENSVADQIIVDIRIIPVGADGKPANEFEEDWETIFTADNIQIEGAQNYVGLRNIFSYNRLKSEFEKSQVILKSWTPAAGQKWQDLPTTRARIDLSKMPFYYIEAQRDVVDDLKQRTSFLGKLLADVSKSYSSADIGALEELIKELNEQAVQKSDILSTIRTVLKGVDTAMDRQDSKIELSPFSKKLRDLNKNISIHYGEAANSFTMDYHGMGTRSWSSLLTFKAFVTQNATLSAAEDIPFFPIIAIEEPEAHLHPNAQKKLYGQMYDMPGQKIISTHSPYIASCAGFNEIRGLYKENGRIKCGEFNYDSLTSDEQRKLRQKVINTRGEIFFSKAIVLFEGETEEQALPILAEKYFNRPAYELGIDFIGVGGAGAYFPFIQFAEAFNIPWYIFSDGEPDPVAKMTAAVRKLMGTSFTNIQNEENIFIIDGNEDFEKYIVRLNFLNDIITYVKSVELPKCVNIQHRQRKEAEIDRLYNNQYVLDQAKNNKTEWALIFAYAIYQSRQALPPLVIKMLNQIKSDLHYD